Proteins encoded together in one Dermacentor variabilis isolate Ectoservices chromosome 2, ASM5094787v1, whole genome shotgun sequence window:
- the LOC142570445 gene encoding uncharacterized protein LOC142570445: protein MPTNAELCKKIERLESLLEGKLDSVVEEIAARIVQKLEEQGPGNISELADSVRFISQQYEDMRTTFDGLSATNKALTAQNESLTKRIASMEQYSRLNNIEIKGIPSTQGEDCSAILSTVAESIDCPIDVADIDTVHRVASKSPNKNLIVRFCSRVKKNDFLRKARKARLRTSMIGLSGNNDSPIYVNEHLTFENKRLFSRALALKKQHKWQFLWTDNCQIKARKTENSKVFFISSESDLSVIT, encoded by the coding sequence ATGCCTACTAATGCTGAGCTATGCAAAAAGATTGAGCGGCTCGAATCCTTGCTTGAGGGCAAACTGGATTCTGTTGTTGAAGAGATTGCTGCAAGGATTGTACAAAAACTTGAAGAGCAGGGCCCTGGCAATATTTCTGAACTTGCTGATAGTGTACGCTTTATCAGTCAGCAGTATGAAGACATGAGAACTACGTTTGATGGACTGTCCGCTACAAACAAGGCTTTGACAGCACAAAATGAATCCCTGACAAAAAGAATTGCATCAATGGAACAGTACAGCAGGCTGAACAATATTGAAATTAAAGGTATCCCGTCAACGCAAGGAGAGGATTGCTCTGCCATTTTGAGCACTGTCGCTGAGTCAATTGACTGTCCAATTGATGTGGCGGACATCGACACAGTTCATCGGGTCGCTAGCAAATCACCCAATAAAAATTTAATCGTTCGATTCTGCTCCCGTGTCAAGAAGAATGACTTCCTTCGTAAGGCTCGTAAGGCGCGCCTGAGAACCTCCATGATTGGGCTCTCTGGTAATAATGATAGCCCTATATATGTCAATGAGCACCTCACATTTGAGAACAAACGTTTGTTCAGCCGAGCTCTTGCTCTAAAGAAGCAGCATAAGTGGCAGTTCCTTTGGACAGACAACTGTCAGATTAAAGCACGCAAGACTGAAAATAGCAAAGTGTTCTTCATAAGCTCTGAGTCTGACCTCAGCGTCATCACTTAA